One genomic segment of Thermoanaerobaculia bacterium includes these proteins:
- a CDS encoding alanine--tRNA ligase-related protein, protein MDSREIRERFLRYFEERGHRRVPSSSLIPAEDPTLLFANAGMNQFKDVFTGREKRDYVRATSSQKCVRAGGKHNDLDNVGYTARHQTFFEMLGNFSFGDYFKEDAIRFAWELLTDEKSGYGLPVDRLWFTVYTTDDEAAALWEKAGAAENRILRFGEKDNFWAMGETGPCGPCSEIHYYRGEDPSDPAKNRADLVNGPGDETMEIWNLVFMQYERGDAGKMTPLPKPSVDTGAGLERIASILQGVNNNFDTDLFRPIVGRIEEISGRRYRGGMEVDDAPFRVIADHARAAT, encoded by the coding sequence GTGGATTCCCGGGAGATTCGCGAGAGATTCCTGAGGTACTTCGAGGAGCGCGGGCACCGGCGCGTGCCGTCGTCGTCGCTCATCCCCGCCGAGGACCCGACGCTGCTCTTCGCCAACGCGGGGATGAACCAGTTCAAGGACGTCTTCACCGGACGGGAGAAGCGCGACTACGTCCGCGCGACGTCGTCGCAGAAGTGCGTCCGCGCGGGGGGGAAGCACAACGACCTCGACAACGTCGGCTACACGGCGCGGCACCAGACGTTCTTCGAGATGCTCGGCAACTTCTCCTTCGGCGACTACTTCAAGGAAGACGCGATCCGGTTCGCCTGGGAGCTCCTGACCGACGAGAAGAGCGGATACGGTCTTCCCGTCGACCGTCTGTGGTTCACCGTGTACACGACCGACGACGAGGCGGCCGCGCTCTGGGAGAAGGCCGGCGCGGCGGAGAACCGGATCCTGCGGTTCGGCGAGAAGGACAACTTCTGGGCGATGGGGGAGACCGGCCCGTGCGGGCCGTGCTCGGAGATCCATTACTACCGCGGCGAGGACCCGTCGGACCCGGCGAAGAACCGCGCCGATCTCGTCAACGGCCCCGGCGACGAGACGATGGAGATCTGGAACCTCGTCTTCATGCAGTACGAGCGCGGCGACGCCGGGAAGATGACGCCCCTTCCGAAGCCGTCCGTCGACACGGGAGCCGGCCTCGAGCGGATCGCGTCGATCCTGCAGGGGGTCAACAACAACTTCGACACCGACCTCTTCCGCCCAATCGTCGGGCGGATCGAGGAGATCTCGGGGCGGCGTTACCGCGGCGGGATGGAGGTCGACGACGCTCCGTTCCGCGTCATCGCCGACCACGCGCGCGCCGCGACG
- a CDS encoding regulatory protein RecX, whose translation MRARSRDELRRALELRGFDGETIRTTLDALVRDGSLNEQAAMESFLVNREERFSRERLRAEMRQRGFPKVSIDRALAGISDDDERTLLESLCRRRFDELADLPPEKRKKKVFDFLRRRGFGAPQILETMGEAED comes from the coding sequence GTGAGAGCTCGGTCCCGCGATGAGCTTCGCCGCGCCCTCGAGCTCCGCGGGTTCGACGGGGAGACGATCCGAACGACGCTCGACGCGCTCGTGCGCGACGGCAGCCTGAACGAGCAGGCGGCGATGGAATCGTTCCTCGTCAATCGCGAGGAGCGGTTCTCGCGCGAGCGGCTCCGCGCCGAGATGCGGCAGAGGGGATTTCCGAAGGTCTCGATCGACCGCGCGCTCGCGGGGATCTCCGACGACGACGAGCGGACGCTCCTCGAATCGCTCTGCCGGCGGCGGTTCGACGAGCTGGCGGACCTTCCTCCCGAGAAGCGGAAGAAGAAGGTGTTCGACTTCCTGCGCCGGCGCGGATTCGGCGCGCCGCAGATCCTCGAGACGATGGGAGAGGCGGAGGACTGA